The DNA window TCACTAACTAATCAAGCATTTTTCCGGCGAGAGGCAGAGCCGCGAGCCCGCGATCGAAAGCGAACGGCGGCGCCCGCGTCTCCGCCCCGTCCACCCCACCCGCCGACGATTCCCCCGCCCCTGACGTCACCCTCCACCACCAACCCCCTCCACCCGCCGTACGGTCCGCCCCGGCCGAACGACTCCACCGGTCGAGTCGAGAGCTCGGGCCCGCGCCGGGCGGGCCCCACCGCCGGTGACAGCGGAGGCGAATGGCGGCGCTCCACGCGCCCCACCGGAGGGAGGAGGGTTCACCTGGAATCCCAGCGGAGAGATTccaccaccgtcgccgacgcgtGGGGGCACGGCGTCGCGTGGGCCACCCATGTCGGTGGCAGCGGGAGGGCGCGCTCCGGTATTTTTCTAACCGGGGGAGCGCCTCGGGCGCGTGAACGGCACGTCCAAAGCCGGAGCCGCTCCCCCACACCCAAGTGAGCCGAGCCGTGAAGCCGTCGATGCGCCGCGGCTCTTTCTGGAGAGGGAGCACGGATGGGGCCAAGCAAGCGCTGCAATTATTTGCGGCACCATGATTTCATCGTTTTTGGGACGCTTCCATCCGTGCGTTTGCGCGGCCAGAGGAGAAAATTATGGGAGAAGTGGGCGATACTGTGTCAGTAGCAAACTAGCAATCCTACTGCCCAATCCGGGTTTCTGTTCAATACTGCAACTCCCTCGTCCCAGCCAGGATAAGGTAACTTTCCATGTCCAGTATTTGaccattaattttatttaaaatttttttaaaaaagatagtcacatttaaagtactattcataatttatcatctaataaaaataaaaatgttaattttaaatttttttaaataacacagAGAGTTAAAAAtgataggtaaaaagtgaatgattagtttattttaggacggaacGAGTATATACGCATGGGATAGGATCTTAGGAGAGCATGAACAGAGTTTTCTTTGTTGTGTGTGCTTGTGTGTCACTGTAGGTGAGGTGGCTTTGCCTACCTTTTCCTAGGAAAAGTTGTATTGAAATATTTGGGGGCATCATTTGGGAGAAAGGATGTTTGGACAAAAATGGAGTTAATCCTAGGAAAGGAACTTCTATGGGGCTGTTTGGCCGTAGGGGATTTGATCTTAAAGGGAACTAAGTAATTTGGAGGATTtacaacataattaattaaggataATCAATTATATGTGCACCAAACTTTATACAGTTACATGCATTTTGGAgcagtttgtttttctctaatcgattttggatttttcatggGCACTATTTCTAATATTCTAAACAGTACTTTTTATGCAAAAGATTCATATATGAAAGTATTTGTCTTACCTTTCTAAAGTAAGATTTTTAACAttgcattaattaattcagtCATTTATATCCTTAAGTAGCTATTATGAAATTCATATCATCTTTCAACCATTCAATCTCAGCTATATGAAACACTGCCTTTTATCTTCTAcatgataatataatatgcATGTCGATATTTTGCAGCTGGTGTGCTCAATCCATTTTAGCAGCTTTGAAGATACATAAACAAGTTAATCTTGTGCGTGTGTGTTTTGAGGAATCaaatgggtgattgtttgtcttttttataaaaaacatattacatatttgaaaagaaaaatattttatgaatatacctttatatatgtattcttatcgatctaaaagtcaatgctggaaaataaatttcagtgaaaaaactctaaaatcaactctaaatttaggttaaagatttaaattttaacatatgaaCATAaccataagtgaaaagatatgaGTGAAACTATggttatataaacattaatataaaaaGGTCACACAGAGTATGATAACCCACCATATTGCCTAGTAGAGCCTTGCAGATGATAATTTCCTTACTCTATTATGAGAGAGAATGATCCAGTCCCTAGTCCCTACTAGGGTTTACCGTACAGGGCCTGAGGAGGAAGGGTTACCACAATTGGGTGGTAAGCATAATCGCCATGGTAACTATCCTTACTGTGGTGAACACAACTGCAAAAGCTAGATGAAATTACCAAAAAGTAAAGTTTTGTTCAGATTTCTTTTGTACTTGGTGGGGGTGTTTCTGGGCTTTTACCATTACTGTACCTGACAACAAGCACCgtttaagagcatctccaagagtttGCTATATCAACTCTCTATCCTTGTTTTTTGGCAAatctgaaaagaaaacaccCTTCAATAGTTTGCCAAATGACTTTTCCAAATTTAGCAACAGCttgtgaagtttttttttggcaagtgGATTATCCCTAACTCTTGGAGACAAATCTTATCTTCGTTTGTCATAATGTTTACATACCTGGCCAAAACACAGGacttgaaaaacaaaaattacaaaactctCGAAGATGCTGTTACCATGGTAACTGTGTGGTATGGAAAACCACGTCCGTCATGATGTATTCCCTTAAGAAAAGTCTGCATTAATGCAAATAACTGATTTAAAAGCATTGAGGAAAGGGAAACATTATGGGAAATCACAAAGGCCAGTGCTCTTTTGTTGTTTAGTTAGACTTTGCCTTTGACAAGATTGGATATAGTTGTTATGAAAATACCATTAGAATTTAACACGCTATagttaacatttttatatcatcAGCAACCAAGTGAATCCAAACCATATGCATGTACTAAAATTCCCATCCATCCACCACACCCATTCACATATATACAACAGCAAAGAGATCCAGGCCAACGAACAATTCACATCCAATTTAAGCCATCAACACATAACTATAAGCATGCAATGGTCCAAATGTGAACACATGTAATTAATAGCAGTCACATAACACACAGTATAATACTCCTACATAGTAACACACCTAAACATCAGTGATGTACAACTATAGTACTCTCATcgtgtttatttttaatttggcGCTATTGACTTTTCGATTTACGATTGATCATATATCTTATTCAGAATATTTAcgtaaatatacaaaattataagtcatatttaaattttttaaaaacaaattaaatcataacaaaataatcaataactatacattttttaataagacaaataattaaaaatagatccaaaagttaataatgttaataaaaaagaagccgagggagtatatattgaTGCAGGTGGACACGGCGGGCAACAATAATTGGGAGAGATGGTCCAGTGGGCAAGAATCTGGCtaccaaccaaaccaaaattCACAGCTCGGTTCGAAAAGATCCAAAGAACCCAACGAGAGGCCCTGGGAGATGCAGCCTGGGCACGTAATGGCGCGCCCAATCGCATCGTCGTGTCGCTGCGGAGGACTTTTCGCCGTGGCCCCGGTCTACTTTTTGCTGAAAGGGACGACGGCACGGGCACGAACGGACCAGAGTTTTTCTTGACACATTTCTGCCGTTTTTCAAGCATTCTCACCTCACCTGATCAATTTGCTTGGCCGGATCGCtgcatttttgtttcttttttgcttgtgTTGTCTTATACTCTTTCGActgtttattcaaacatgtacCCTTTGGATATGAGCCGtgggagaaaagaaaatgggaAGAGATTGTAAGAGGCAAACCTCGGACTCGTGCCATTTTTAAAGCTTTAGTAGCAAAAGTTTTGCAGATCGATCAAGATCTTTCAAGCTGATGCTACATCTTATTTTGTCGCGGGAAATTGATGTAGTTGGAACCTCTAAACATTTAGGCAgtgtttattttggatatttttttattaaaaataaaagattatttaattttttgttattgctatttaatgatgtaaatgatgaaattagctagtataaattttacaaagaTAAGATAATTGGAGTTCTATATagatttgttttttgaaaaatgtattagtttagtagttcagaaagcatgcacatgaaaatcaagaaaaaatctTGAATGAAGAACACAGCTTTACTGAcactatattttaaagatttttttcttttttatgtaaacATGACAACTTCGTGTCGCTGACATCTTAACCTCCACTTGATTTTCCTACGACACCATGTATGTATGCGTCGACGGATGATGCAGCAAATAGTccttttaattatttctactCTGCAAAAACTGTGAGAACAAACGAGGCGCTAAACACCAATATCGCGATCCAACTTCCGTTCGAAAATAATGCTGTCACGGTTGAACAAAAGTATCCAGTGACCACTCGCGGCGGAGGAAGAAAAGTCCCACCCCCACCTCCCCACGCGCCGCAACCACAGCGAGAGCCGGCTCCATCGGCTTATCGGCTCGAGCCGATCCAATAGCCATGCCACGCAGGCAGCTGCAGCAACTGACGTCGGCGCGGGCAGCGAGCCGAGCCACCGCAAGACGCcacccatcgatcgatcggctcgGCTTGACGGCCATAAATACTCTCTCGCCTCTCTCTAAtcaaatctctctctctctctctcttcttctcttcctctccctctccgttTCGAGATTCTGAGATGAGATTCTAGGTGATTCCCGTCCTctggcttcttcttcttctccctcttcttcctcctcgggcGAAATCTTTGGCTGTTGGTTCTTCTTCCTCGCTCGCTCTCTCATCCCATCTGTTGCTGTGTCCTGGTATGTGTGTATCCGGTGTATCGGTGAGACCTGCATGTGTGTTTGGTGTGTTCTTCATTCCCTGTACCGATTGTTCAGCTCGCTGCCCGGCCATGGATTTCCTCGGTTAGAGAATTGTTTGCGCGGTTTGGGTAGATCTGCCTGTGCCCTGTTCTTgctgtttggtttggtttgtgaGATCGAATTCACGAGCGTCTTTTTGCTGGGTTTCTCGAGTCTCGATCGGTGCTGTATGAGTATAAACAAAATCTCGGGAATTTCTTCTCTTTGTTTTCCCTCAGGTTTTGCTTCGCGGTAAGAAACTTCGGTATGCTCGGAAATTTGAGCTGCCAGATATGGCCTGCGACATGTACATGTACTGTTTACAGTTTGTGACAGATGTTGGACAAAGTTCAGTAGCTCTCTTGAGTTGCATGTTTGTAGGGAATTTCTATGTATGtgaatttgttttttggtATCTTCCACTTTGTCGCTTGCTGCATGAACTGATACTGTTCCTTAatcagttcttttttttttcatctcaaaAAAGGAAGGATTTTTGCCTGGTTCCATGTCGGAGAACACCTTAGAAAATCTTCCAGGACGTgtataacacatatatactaGGATTTGTGTCCGAGTTGATGCGGTTTAGGTTGGTTCAGGTATTTTTTGCACGTAAATCTGAAATGGTTTTCACAGGTATGGGTCCTACTAGAATGAATACCAGCAAGCTGTTCAGCTGTCTCATGTAAGCCAAGAGGCTCAAGGTGACGCTTATGTTTGTGGTCACGGTTGGTCAGTTAGCTGTTCGCTTAGTCATATGTATGAATTTTGTGTTGAATCCAATAAACCATCACATGCACAGGTAGCATCTCATGCTTGTGATGTTCTTTTCGTCGGTTACCGATTGATTGCCTAGTCAACTGAACCAGCGGTTATAGTtgtcctaaaaataaaaatctgcTCATGGTAGCGTGCTGTTTGTACCGTGAAGAAATGATCTGGCACAGTTGCTATGTTAGGTGCGACATGAACaaatctaaattaatattaagTAGTAATCCTATAAGAAGGTGAGGATTAATTGCACTGATTCATCCATAATTTGCAGCATGAGGCTTATGAGATTCAGTTCTTCTCAATTGTCAACATAGTTAGCAACTTAATTAGCTTGACGTTTGGAAAGGCAAAATTTCAGTCAAGCTGCTAGCCAACCCATTTTTGTCAAGTAAAATGATGGCGGTCTCAATTGATATGTGGCTCTGGGGAAGTTTTGACTTTTATTATGTATTTGACACGCCTTTCTATTCCTTAAATATTCAGAAAGTATAGGTAATTATGagctaaaactaaaattagatAGAACAAACATGTAGTGATTATTTTATTGCGTGAAAACTTGGGACTTGCTTTAATTGTATCTGACTATTGTGTTTAACTCCCCTCTTGATGAATGAAATAATTGGTTTGACTACGaaaataagtaaaacttttaaaattttatagcactCTACCAAATACATTAGTCAGTCTACCAAAATAAAGCTTCTTTTGATGATTATTTCGTTGTTTTGTTCAACGAAACTAGTCACTGGGACTAACTGATTGCAACTAAGTTTTaacttgaaaattttgggaaGATTATGTAGTTAAAGTTTCAGGGGATCCCGATAATCAGTCAAAGAAACAGAGATTTCATGAGCACTATTTCACAAATGAAATTAGAAGCACATAAAACCTGTAGCTCCTAAAGTCTTCAGTTTCAACCATTCCTGATGATTTATTCTTCCTGAAGATTCCTGTGCAAAGAAGTCTATACATCTTTTTCTAACTATCATCCCTTCAGCTTCATAGTTGGCATCGTTCTGTTTCGCCTAGTTACCCTCAAgtctatatgaatttttttccactaattaatttttagtccttCTTTGGAGCATATGATCTGTAGCTGGCTTATCATTTCCATTGTATTGCAGGACTTTTCAGTCTGGTGAATTTTCCAGCAGACACTAGCATTTATCTGGCTCTACCTGCTTCCACTTGATGCTCAGCTACCAAAGAACATCACTGTCTCAGATGGTCTAGCCTTTCAGAGTTGAAGTACATTTTggctcaatttttttcctgaaacCAGAGATAGTAAATTCATGGACAGGGCTGACACATCGGGTTTTGTCAGTGGTGGACTCAACTGCACTTCACTCCTGCTGATATTCTTTCACTTCGTCTACTCTCCGGTGCACATATAGAAGAAGATCAGAAAGCCCTGATCTTTCTGTTGTTTCTTCCACCTTTTACACACTGCGGTGAAGCACGTAGATAGCCTAGATGAACAACGGTTTTGCTGAAATCATTCGGCGTGGAAACCAGCCTCTGATGGATAGTTCTGTGGTTGTGATAATGGGACACTCTGTAGCAAGCTACACTTTGGACAGCCATGGACAGAGCTCGTCTTGCATGGACCACCTGGATTCATCGATGCAGAACAGTATCCATGGAAGGAGAGGTAACCGGAGGTCGAACCATGGGGTGTCTGCGAAAGATGACGGCTGCGGGCTGGTTCTTGGATTGAGTCCGTCGCCGGACACTGGCAACGCTGCGCCGGCGCGCAGGTCGaaagcgccgccggcgacgttgTTCAGGCAGAGCTTCTCCTTCACCGAGCCAGGGATGCTGAGCCTTGGGCTTCATCGGGGAGGTAATGGTGGGACGATTCAGCACCTGGAAGCGCCTGCTGGCAACATCATCTCCTTcgctgctgccgccaccgCGGTCGACGAAGGctcgacgtcggcgaggaggagctccggtGGGTACATGCCGTCGCTGCTCTTCGCGCCTCGGCCCAGCCTGTCTGCTCCTGAAGAGGCGCATGATCTGGTAGATCACACGGACAACACCGTCAGTGGTGGCGCTTACCATGCGCGGCGTCGCCTTCAGCTCAGCCCTGAGCCTTCGGCGACCATGACGGAGAGCTCGTTTGGTGTGAGCTCCGATGTGGTCACGGTGGCAACCAATCCTGTGCAGCCGGCGGCGCAACCGCAGCGGCGGCATCCGAAGAAGTGCAGGTTCAAAGGGTGCTCCAAGGGCGCGAGAGGTGCGTCGGGGCTGTGCATCGCCCATGGCGGCGGGCAGAGGTGCCAGAAGCCCGGGTGCCACAAGGGCGCCGAGAGCCGCACGGCCTACTGCAAGGCCCATGGAGGTGGCCGCCGGTGCATGCAGCTCGGCTGCACCAAGAGCGCCGAGGGGAAGACGGATCACTGCATcgcccacggcggcggccgccggtgcGGGCACCAAGGCTGCCCGAAAGCCGCGCGGGGCAAGTCCGGGAGGTGCATCAAGCACGGCGGAGGGAAGAGGTGTTCGGTGGAGGGTTGCATCCGGAGCGCCGAGGGGAGGGTCGGGCTCTGCATctcccatggcggcggccggcggtgcCAGTTCCCGGACTGCCGCAAGGGGGCGCAGGGCAGCACGCTCTACTGCaaggcgcacggcggcggcaagaggTGCGTGTTCGACGGATGCATGAAGGGCGCGGAGGGCAGCACGCCGCTGTGCaaggcgcacggcggcgggaagcGGTGCATGTTCGAAGGCGGCGGCCTCTGCCCCAAGAGCGTCCACGGGGGCACCAGCTTCTgcgtggcgcacggcggcgggaagcGGTGCACGGTGGCCGGCTGCACCAAGAGCGCCCGCGGGCGCACCAACTGCTGCGTgaagcacggcggcggcaagcgcTGCAAGGTCGACGGCTGCGCCAAGAGCGCGCAGGGCAGCACCGAGTTCTGCAAggcccacggcggcggcaagcggTGCACGTGGGCCACCGGCTGCGAGAAGTTCGCCCGCGGGAGGAGCGGCCTCTGCGCCGCGCACGGCACGCTGATGGCCGCACAGcagcgtcgcggcggcggcggcggcggcagtggtgGGAGCATGATCGGTCCTGGCCTCTTCCACGGCCTCGTCGCCATGAACAACGGgtactcctcctccggcgtcaGCACGGTGTCAGAGTCAGACTGCGACGTCACTCCGGTGGCCACGACGATGCCCGAGCTGATACCTCCTCAGGTGCTGGTTCCCAACTCTATGAAGTCGTCTtgctcgtcggcgccgccaccgccgccgccgccgtcgtcgtcgggcaggggcagagagagaggagggatcGCCGTTCCCGAGGGGAgggtgcacggcggcggcctcctgtCGCTTCTTGGCGGGAGTTTCAGGAACGTCGACGTCGACAAGCTCTGAAGCAGCACCACTCGTTAAAATCAATGTCAGTTTCTACAGTTCTACTATAGCTGTTCTTCaaaaaatgggaaaaaaaactgaagagtaaaaaaagacaaattctATAAGCTTTATATAGATGTTAGACTGGTATGGAACTACGATTCATAGGTTGTTTTTGATGTTATTATGTCAAGATTCAAGACTCGGGACATGAACTTCTCTGGGGGATTTCATATGTTTTGAGTTCGTTGTGAACAAAATGCATGCAGACATGGATTTGTCAGGGGGGCATTTCATATGTTAATTTCGACGACATCGACATGAATTTGTCAGGGGAGTTTCGGATGGAATAGGCTTTTACGTACGCTGCTGTTCTTGTGAACAAAATGTAAATGCAGTAATAATCAGACATTTCTTTGTGCTACGATAAGCATAGCAATCATCTAGCTGATGATTCTCATGAataaagataaagatgaaTTTGTGGTGAGTGATATGTCTTCTGGAAATGGATTTTAAATGCTACTATCATGTTTCTTGTTTACGGCCTGAGTAGTtatgaaaaattctaaaagaaTTAGACAACACATACTGTGTACGGAGTATgctcaacaaaaagtacctcaagatacctgtaactcgaggtatcaaatcatttctcaccattggattagctgagtaggatgtgtgctgttagatccaacgataaaaaatgatttagtaTCGTGAGGcactttttgttactttttgtttgattgtaaaattgctcatgatCTAAACACGAAGAAACAAATGCCCTTCTTTAGGGGAATTGGATCTAAACACGAAGAAACACATGCACTTGGGAATTGGAGAaactaggccgcgttcgttgcccccatataagttaattttctctatcgttttccgcgcgcatgttttccgaactgttacggtgtattttttgtaaaaattttctttaaaagagttatttaaaaatcttattaatctattttatatttttttaataattaattaatcatatactaatctattactatattttccgtgCCAGTTAAATTAACTTACCAACCCTCacaacgaacgcggcctagggtTATCTACTTGCTATTAGTTCATTCTCCATTATGTATTTACTTAATCTCGTGATTTGAATGAGAATCTATACTATTTGGGAAAACTGCTATTAGTTCATTCTCCATTATGTATTTTACTTAATCTCGTGATTTGAGTGAGAATCTATACTATTAGGGAAAACTGATATTCTATGAGTATCAGCTATCATAAGTCCCCCATAAATAGAGCATTTATTATCCATGGCTATTTTTGCAAGCCCCCTTTTCGCCGCCAATTTTACATAGGCTATACTGGCAGCAAGACCAATCCTGACCCTTTTAACTTCAAACCCCCGATAGTCTAACTGAACATGATAATACTTATTGGAAAATATTACAAGCAGAGACCACCGTGAAAACTGGTTTGCATGTCTTTGATATCTAAAACCATTTTATTTGCGCTTCTCTATGCCGATGGCTTCGTTGCTGATAAGAATTTTAATGTTTGTCGAATCattgttttttgcaaaatcaaaTTGCGTTGCAATGTTGAAACAACTAGTCCCATACATTGCAATTGCAGCATCCCAACTAGCAACAGGTGTTGGTAGCACTGTAGCAAGTGCACAAGCCAGAGATCTTCGGTAccacctccgtctcaaaataaacgaatttctgtgttttttttagaatttttgactcttcattttatttgaaatttttttatgattaatatttttattgttactacatgataaaatatgaatagcactttacgtgtgactaattttttaattttttaataaatttttaaataaaacagatgatcAACCGCTCgactaaaaaacccagaaatcCACTTTTTTGGACGGGTCAGTACACAGCTAACACAGGTGCGCGACAGCGCAAACACTATAGCAGATCAGGCAAACGCATGAATTGGCAACCGCACTAGCCTGCATGCACGCTAGATAGATTAGGCACCGGAAGCAGACGGCGAAAATGCGCAGCACGAGGCGCTGGACGGACCACCGTATCCTCTCACGCAGAAAACCTCGAGAATGGAAGGAACCGTAGGTCTCACAAACCAAGATGGCTTTCACTCTAAAGGGTGTTAACAAACGAcataattataaacaaaaataatttataaataaaatatttatatacatgtttttatcgatctaaaagatggtaaaacaaacaacgataaaaaaattttaaaatcaactctaaatttttaagtttaaaaattcaaaatttggcaagGGGCATAAATCCTGAGACATCCCCGTTGCCTTTGCGTCTGCATAAGTAGCAGGTGTCCACTGTGCAGAGGACTTGCATAGCAAAGCTAGGCCTGTCATTTTGTCAACATGGCGAGAGCCGTGCTTCCACTGACTGTTCTTGCATTGTGCCTTGCGGCGCTCGTCTTCTCCAGCCGCGCCGGTGCCGATGCAGCGGCCGGGAGGAAGATGGTCGGCGTGTATGAGCTGAAGAAGGGGGACTTCTCCATCAGGGTCACCAACTGGGGAGCTACTCTCATGTCTGTGGTTCTTCCTGACTCCAATGGTATGTTCTTTTTCCCTCTgtatttcacatttttttagagaggTAGAGGCTGTATTTCAGGTTTTGATTTGCACAGTTggactgttttttttatatcacatCCCGAATTTCCTTGCAGGCAACTTGGGTGATGTAGTGCTGGGCTATGATACGGTTGCTGAATATGTTGTAAGATCATAGCCCTCCCCTCTGTTTCTCCATCCTCTTCTCTCTTGTTGAGAAGCGTGGATTCTAAGCTCTCGAGGAACGTCCCcttttcggttttttttattgcatgctatttaaatagttataaaaaacataaaaaaattatgaagatagattaatatgtgataagTCACTGTACAAacattcaaattcaaatatgacttttacaatttataacaaaaataacaaattaaactgcgaatagtatacacatactcacaatcatatatttgttatttttgctatggattacagaagttatattttaacttgtatgtttgtgtagtgatatattacatattaatctatcctcacaaattttttataactatttaaatagtataCAATAGACGAGGGGACGTCCGCTGAGAGCTTAAAACAGTTTCCCCTTGTTAAGTGATGTATCATTGTGCAGTATACTACTATACTGCATAAGATTTGTTCTgttccaataaaaagtattttgaggtaccggtacttggagataccaaattattttttaccattagatctagctaagtaaGATGTGCACGgttagatctaacgatcagaaatgatttggtacccgTGAGATACTAGTACCTTGGCTGTATATATAGATCAACAGAACTTAAATCCATGAACTGTTTTTCGTTTCAGAACGGCACTGCCTACTTCGGAGGACTGATCGGCCGCGTCGCCAACAGGGTCGCCAACGCGCGGTTCACGCTGGACGGGAAGACCTATCGGCTGTTCCGCAACGACGGGAACAACTCGCTCCACGGTAgtatgcacgcacgcacgcagcgTTTCCTCCTCCTTCCGTGTTGCTCCGATCGATCGCCGGCTAACTCTGTCTCTGTTACCAACTC is part of the Oryza brachyantha chromosome 2, ObraRS2, whole genome shotgun sequence genome and encodes:
- the LOC102711408 gene encoding uncharacterized protein LOC102711408, whose protein sequence is MNNGFAEIIRRGNQPLMDSSVVVIMGHSVASYTLDSHGQSSSCMDHLDSSMQNSIHGRRGNRRSNHGVSAKDDGCGLVLGLSPSPDTGNAAPARRSKAPPATLFRQSFSFTEPGMLSLGLHRGGNGGTIQHLEAPAGNIISFAAAATAVDEGSTSARRSSGGYMPSLLFAPRPSLSAPEEAHDLVDHTDNTVSGGAYHARRRLQLSPEPSATMTESSFGVSSDVVTVATNPVQPAAQPQRRHPKKCRFKGCSKGARGASGLCIAHGGGQRCQKPGCHKGAESRTAYCKAHGGGRRCMQLGCTKSAEGKTDHCIAHGGGRRCGHQGCPKAARGKSGRCIKHGGGKRCSVEGCIRSAEGRVGLCISHGGGRRCQFPDCRKGAQGSTLYCKAHGGGKRCVFDGCMKGAEGSTPLCKAHGGGKRCMFEGGGLCPKSVHGGTSFCVAHGGGKRCTVAGCTKSARGRTNCCVKHGGGKRCKVDGCAKSAQGSTEFCKAHGGGKRCTWATGCEKFARGRSGLCAAHGTLMAAQQRRGGGGGGSGGSMIGPGLFHGLVAMNNGYSSSGVSTVSESDCDVTPVATTMPELIPPQVLVPNSMKSSCSSAPPPPPPPSSSGRGRERGGIAVPEGRVHGGGLLSLLGGSFRNVDVDKL